TAATGTGCACGTAGGGTGGCACACAATCATTGATCTCATTAATCAACAgttcagattaaaaataatcttttaccggtaaaagataTTTATTATCGGTCAAAGTTAAAAAATACATCGCAACCGTTGATTAATGAGATCGATGATCCGTGTACCGCACTACACACGCTCTACAccggggtgcactacagcacctcCGGTTCCCATTTTAATTCGACTCTTGAAAGTTTTATTATGCCCTTTCTCTTAATAGTTTCATTATGCCGTTTCTCTTTGGaagcacaacaaaaaggtgattGATTTTCACTCTCATTCCTTATAAATGCACTTTCTTTTTTGCCCTCTTGCAGTGTGAATTTCCAATAATGTCCTTCAAAAGATGTGGAAGAGTCTCCAGATGAAAGgttattttcataaattaacATGTAAattaataagcaaaaaaaagaaagagagagtataATTATGAAAATGGGGTGTGCAAAAATCACTATCCAAAACAAAGTTAAGAGGACAATACTAAGCATGGAAAAATAATATGCCCTTTTTATCTAATGCTAAAACGACGATGgatattttttataactcaaacataaatataaaatcTTTCGTCGTTTTGGCACTGGtcgtacaaaaataaaaatgctagaACTGCACACTTGTACACACAAGAGTGTTGTTTGTGCACTTGTATGTGCAAATGTGTTATTGTAGCACtcttgagataaaaaaaaaaatgtgcattgaaaaaaaaaaagaaattaatttttatacTTCCCTTTTTTCAAgtgcactctatttttttattttcattcacGTAGAATTAGAAAATTACTCTGTATACATTTTTTTGTTCACacatgaaaataataattatgtaattttatatcactacaaaataaaaaatgagtgtaTTTGGATAAAGGggagtttgaaaatcaattcccaagaAAAATTCTACGCCCACAAACACAACACTTTACGCACTGAtcgtgtagtgtgtgtgggtccTAACGTGAACAGAAGAAGTGTGTCCGTGATCGTAGAAGAATTGTTGTGAAaatgtttcttctttttatttaatcGGCGTTTTTTTAGTACAGAAACAGAAGTCGCACTTGACACAGTCTAGAGTGACAGATCATCATCCCATGGAGGAGGCGGAGGACAATGTGGCGCTCTCTCGCTCAATGCTGGTCCCTTTCCGAAACCCGACCCCCGCTCACCACGGCGGCGTCGTTCCGTCCGTCCGCCGCGAACTGGCGGTGGTGGTCCCCACAACCTCCGCAATCACCGCCGCCTCCTCCTTCTCGAGGTTCGAACTCCCTCGCGGATGGTACGTGGAGAGCATACCCCGCGCCGACGGCATCCGTTCCGACAGGGTCCCCTCTCTATTCCCTTGACTTTATTGCCCTTCGAAAAAGAGTAAGTTGTGCTTGATATTAATTATGAATTAACTCCAAACAGTGCTTGAACTCCTTCGTCAACATGTCGGCTGGATTGTCTGCAGTATATGGCAATGTCCCCTTCTCCCGAATAAAGTGATAACGGATATTTGTATGCTTAGTCAGGGAGCGATGCACTAGATTTTTTGATAAATGAATGACATTCTGACTATAATACTGTAGTAGACAAGTGACATTTTCCTCTGAACCCAAAACACCAACTAACCGCGCACCTACAGCCATCGTAAAATACATACCCTTTCAAGCAATCAACCACATCGGGGCCAGTGTCAAATATTCAAATCCAAGAACATATTTCCCTTTTCGCTACCAACCGACTTCTCCACCACGGCCCGGCCCATCGCCTCCCCGTCGTCGCTGGTGGCTGCGGGACGGTGCCTCCTCATGTGCCCCCCGAGCGCCTGCCCGATCGTGAACTCCAGCCCGCAGATGGAGCAATCGTGCGCCTTCGGGTTCTCCGGCGTCGTCAGAGAGTGGATGAAGTCCCCGTCCGCTGCCGTCAACTTCGGCTTCTTGTGGCTGGCCCGGTGGCCGCCGAGGGCTTGGAACGACGAAAACTCCCGGTTGCACGTCTTGCAGGCGAAGACGTGGCCGGGGGCGGCGCCGAGTCGCCGAGTCGTGAGAGGAGCATGAGGGGCCATGGCGGCGCAGTAGATTGCTGTGCTAGTCTCCCCCGAGGTTTGAATTGCGTAATCGGGTTCAATAGTGGCTCGGCTGCAGATTTATTTTtcagtgaaaaaaaattaaaaaaatgtatatatgttGTTTCAAGAGAAGACTTTGATGAGATGATTggaaaaaaggtgaaatactCCACTAGTTAGTTTAAAGAAAGAATCTTGCTAGCCGTACCAACCAAAGCCCATCAAAATTGTACCGAAGGCCACCGTCGGGCCGTCTCTGGTCACCGGACTgtcgatccgaaccgtccaaaaattctataaaaaaaaaccaaaggggCTTGTGCTGGAATAAAtagcatccgatatgtgtagagtggttagatcaagcaccctatttttcgtgtattcTTGTATATATACGAAAAATTGGGTGCTTAATCCAACCACgttacacacatcggatgccggtGATCCCTGCGCGGtccccctcgattttttttttttatagaatttttggatggtcCAAATCGACCGTCTAGTGGCTGAAAACGACCTAACAGTAgccatcggtacgatttcggtgggctTTGGTTGATCCTCATAGGTTTTCTGTTAAAGAAAATAGGGCGTGATCACAAAAATGAATGTTGTTGGAACAAAGTGCGTAGAAGTTACACTGGGAGAGTAGTGTCAATGGTCATGCAATTTACTATCGTACTGTACTACTCCTAGTTTATTGCTTGCCACGTAGATCTAACGTGGGGGTAACGTAAGGCTTTATTGCAAAgcagagtacttgatccgagcacccctttttcgtgtatatacacgtatatacatatatacacgaaaaagggtgctcggatcaagtaccttacacacctcggatgccattcattctcgcgtaggcccactcggttttattttttaaaatttttggacggctcggattggccgttcggtggccggaggcggccgtccggtggccgtcggtgcattttccctacggtaccgtcggtaccaatagcagcactCCTAAAATTTATGAGATGGAGAGAGTGTTGAAATTAACTAGTTACATCACATAGAATTCTAGTACAAAAACCCAAGTCTTCTCCGTGTCTAAAAATTAATCTGTATTTTGGAGGATAAAAATAATAGTAAACGAGAAAGATGGAAAAAATGAGTGAATTTGAAatattctttacttttttgtagtttgtattTGGGGTGGGgacgagaaaaataaaaaaatggaagagaaacgAATAGAGAACAGTTAAAGTAAAACGTACGTAGTTTTCTAGTCTCTCCTTTCTTTTAAGGTAGTtatcccttcttcttcttctttttaattacttagtCCTAGTATTTGAGTGTGAAAGGAAGTTAAAAAAGACCAAAGAGCACGAGACTCGTGCTCTATGGTCTTTAAGTCGTCGCACACATGTAGTAATTTAATTGGCCAACACACCTCAGAGATTATGTGGAcaattaaggccccgtttcggaacgtaaaaaaagcccttattttttaagaagacaatttaaagctaaaaaattatggatttattgaaatctaaaaataagcaatatggatcttgtttaaaagatctcatcgagatctgagatcttttatacgatgcaaaaaaaatttaaaaaatattttttatttacattatttttgagtttgaaaatgtaaaataaactgcttattttttaagaaggtttctggaacggagcccaAGTTGTCACATACAAGTAACCCGTAAGGAAGTGCACATCGGTGcgaataataaataaaagtataaTTAAATGACGTACGTACAAATATAAGAATGTATATTATTATAGTTTGACCATTTACTGAATTGTAGTAAATTAGTAGCTTAATTTGCGATTAATCTATGCTGTTCGTCCATGAGGTATCTGCGTGTGACCTTCGTCTTTCACACTCACTCACACACCTTGAATTGTTCAGGGAGaaactacaatacacatcctTTATTTGGGTattgtgtatcatatgcaccctccaaaatattatgattatagagaaaatgttacgaatcgtactgctaaaaagttatgaattgtATAAAGGTTgcgaaatacaccaaaatgttatgaatcataatgaaaatattacgaatcgtactgctgaaaagttatgaattatagaacaaaagttacgaaacacgctaaaatgttatgaatgaaccataaaataggtgcatatggtacggCCTTTTAAaaaagtgtgtattgtagactttctcATTGTTTATTGATCAACTTGGTAAAACTTTGATCACTTGGTCCGAAAGATGGGGCACATTGGATGGCTCTTggttttttgaatgaaaaaagcATCTTTTACAATACTAGGTTCGTTTAGTTGTTCAAGAATTTTGTGCAAGAAAATAATGAAGATATATTTTTCCTCGTGTGTTCTTTGGATAAAAACGTTTGGCAGTTAGGACTTACTAATACTTAACACTTACACAACCATTGGTGACCACGTGATGTGTCATTAATACATTAATAGAATGTGCTTCGTGTTGACGACTAATTattagcagtttttttttttttccaattttgtcACCTCTAAATCTAAATCTTGACTCAACCCATGATGGGATTAAGATTGATCGTAGTCCAATCTcataaaatgaaatttcacaCTCAAACATATATAGACTCTTGCACGTTATTAAGAGGTCAGTAGTTCGAATATCTCCACATGCGTGCGGATTTTCTTCCCTTAATTAATGAgcttttcatttatttctttttttgtttctgccctatcatgggcttatttcttgtattagttgagttgttgggtttggttatctcatgaactctcacaattgatgtagtgttccGAGTTTATACTTTGTCGTAGGGaaaattgtaacgacccggatttttgacccaattttttttaatacaaatttatatttttaaattcctaattcaataattaattagattgaataattaaaatatattattatgtgtgcaattgatattatttgcattattgtataagatatgtatttaaactttagatatacagggaatcagtgattcatattcatctcttattttttctatttaaaccctaagtagaactctattcaaactaactctccacttctctatctctcatcctatacataaaagcgtccagatacattctcaccatgtacatacatgcgtccacatacattagaattgaaacacccctccaaatgtggcacttgtcccttatctttttatcattatcagtatcactttccttcctcattccaccacttctacacttatcatctcacattctcactactttattctctctcattatacatacccacataatccgaaattgaacaccagtatattatttcactcccaaattttattgttgagtctagaatagagagagagagagagagagagagagagagagttgtggccgtaggtgtgtgcacaccgctgctgcgggccctgttGGAATGCCGCCGGACGCAGccccgagatttcaaaaccaccatggcgatctacgaacaccgcataacacttatccgaacttagaatcgcgtttgaggtagctttccggaaacccaaaacctttatctgcattttaatggagttacttagatttaaagtttattgaagatgatgatctgctgttaaattgttaatttatttttagtcctgtttatattaaaatttaatctggttgtgctggaatgattagtgttataccctgtgaaaatttatgatcgtttaacaaatgtttgattgtgaaattattattgatgttgcattgttaatttgtatttgagtggacgtttacgtgtttaataaattattggggtagataaatgtttatgaaatattaacaagaatattttactagtaaaaatttatttagattgtaaacaagaaatattttagattatatattagttaatctttaactttaataaatattaactagaatagcctcgcataattttattgttataaaaatctcatattaatatttaatatagttagtaaatactaaatttagcaataagtattttccaataaaaatttgtttgtaaaatctatgaataatacgatagttaaagaaaaatgtataaatagtagaaatgttttataaaatttctaaatgagggaaacagacttaattttaagtgtagtaattaattgtttgactgaatattattttgttactcgcatgattaattctatgacatgattaattttatcgcatggttatgtgttgttagtacttttagttgaaatattgaaccgtgcgatattttgttgtggctgtagattggacaaataggttccctaggtggttacgagtagtgactcatgtagacgatgttaagtaaatggaaattgataaagtgttggaagtgtgattgtgtggattgtgatttgagccatggtgatggcaagggtaacctatggggccctgtgttgaaatgggttacctgaggggcccggtgttgtgacgctaacgtatgatacgtcatgggaagtttctcttcgaggaagagaatgggtcccatgagacgattatagttagtgagacgttaatgtatgatacgtcatggaaagtttctctttgaggaagagaatgggtcccatgagacggttatagttagcgtggggtagtggatgtccgaccctaatgtacgatacgtcatgggatgactcgatcctcctgttatggtcttaagtgagaacatactcggtacataacttagatgcgctcacctaggaccctggtgcaggacaagcaagaggaagggtggacccatgagacgattgtagttagtggatgtgggaggaaaggatctcgcggagagaatccttagattacatgtaagatgatggatagtaaagaaaaagacgatgtgttattattttgtaccttcggtgtattatgaattattatattgttgatctgcatattgtggtattgggttttaggatttctacttagtgaattatcactcaggatacgtttgtatcctggcaaatcgtttgcttcggcgttcaatttgccagagtgtgcaggattccacagtggagcagttgatacaagtgggacccctgaaacggagtctgggccaacattgcttggaatttcgtgtcaaaactagagtcgctctggagttacttttgttaaataaatgtacatagatttttgtattattttgaaattgtaatttttgtataaggataaacaggggcctaatagtttgtaaaatttagtgtatttttgggttaataCTTCCAaaattccttggaaaatcgaggcgttacaaaaatgacggcccaggacgagttttgataattaataaatgatgtaaatgatctcttatcaaaacacgtcattggccgtcattttccctttgtaGTTCTCTatatatgatgtaaatgatctcttCCTCCatcgattgaccaaaaaaaacacttgagATGATAATTATTCGGGTAACATCAACAATTCTATATTCTATCTCGCGGTCTCTCCCTTTCTATCTCTATCCAGGGATGAAACCAGAATTTTGTAAACACGGGGGCTGAACtatgaacaagattttgaaatttgaaggtcgAGTATCTAATAcgtagtttgtttggtttagattctGAGGGAAGTTTTTTTGCGTaggaagtagagagagatagaaaaataaatgagatcaataattgaaggaaaaacttattGGAGGCCGTGCACAAAGGGAGAAATTAGGTTTTGGGACAAAAAACTAACCCATTTTTATGTCTAAATaacacccaatacaaaatacaatacctagatgttctcaactaacaaaaaaaagaaaaaagaaaaaatatttttatttataaaaaaaacccgaCACAGGGGCCTTGGCCCCCGTATGCCCACACCTCTCTCCGTCTCCATCTCCGTCTTTGTCTCTGTCTCTAACAAATGTATATATGTAGTTTCAAGAGAAGACTTTGATGAGATGATTGGAAAAAATCTCTAACAAATGTATATATGTTGTTTCAAGAGAAGACTTTGATGAGATGATTggaaaaaaggtgaaatactAGTTAGTTCAAAGAAAATAGGGCGTGATCACAAAAATGAATGTTGTTGGAACAAAGTGCGTAGAAGTTACACTGGGAGAGTAGTGTCAATGGTCATGCAATATACTGTCGTACTCTATCTACTACGCCTAGTTTATTGCATACCACGTATATCTAACGTGGGCGTAACGTAAGGCTTTATTTCAAAGCAGAGAAATTGATGAGGAGGACAGACCCAATGCATGCATATATTTCAAAGCAGAGAAATTGATGAAGAGGACAGACCCGGCCAATGCATGCATATAGACACCCGGGGCAGTGCTGCTGCTAGTCCTAGTCAACCCGGCCACATCCATATACAGTATATCACGAAAAGAGAATTAAAGTTCCACATAACTTAAGTCACATGATAAAGCGTACTAGTACGTACGAAAGGCTCCAGAATTCTTAACATGCCGTGTACGTAACAAAATtgaatgcatgcatgcatgtgctGTGGTGCTTTGAGTAGTTGATCTTGGAAATCAGCATCAGCTATAGCCTGTCTGTCAGCCTGTGGATTAGATAGAATCGAACACTTGGTCAATAATCAGAGAACTACTCCTCCTAAGTACAGTACTATAAATTAGTTATCGGGTCAAACAAATGACCGGCCGTACCAAAAATCGTACCATGTATATGTTTGATgccctttttttgtctttttgttaaaatttgttGGATGCTCGTACCCCAAAAGCCTGTTCTAGATCTTCAATAGACATAGCCATGGTGTCCGTTGGTTAATCTTTTCTATGTTCATACTTCATACCTTCCCAATCGTCATATCTCTGACCTTGACGAACCCGTAAGAATAGcaaaagtattttcttttttcaatgtaATAGTTGTGTTTCTTAAAATTGTAGACTGGATGACTGTCCTACTGGTCCCCCTCTGGCTCCATTCTTAGTTATAAGGATGGGACCAGAGGGGGTATAGTGGCGGCGGCCGACACgataagaattttagaaaacacaattattatatgtgaaaaaaaaaattatctccaacttatatagtttcgtcactgttagatttttttccttattttttattatatgctagtcataaatcttctatttgtttttcaagaaaggagaccccaaaaagtattctaaaactaaacttaatgggccaaagtgaaataatataaatgatgatgtgtaattaagaaaaaaaaactccaca
The sequence above is a segment of the Rhododendron vialii isolate Sample 1 chromosome 13a, ASM3025357v1 genome. Coding sequences within it:
- the LOC131313859 gene encoding zinc finger protein AZF1-like translates to MTIGKADRQAIADADFQDQLLKAPQHMHACIQFCYVHGMLRILEPFVRTKFLDGSDRQSGDQRRPDGGLRYNFDGLCRATIEPDYAIQTSGETSTAIYCAAMAPHAPLTTRRLGAAPGHVFACKTCNREFSSFQALGGHRASHKKPKLTAADGDFIHSLTTPENPKAHDCSICGLEFTIGQALGGHMRRHRPAATSDDGEAMGRAVVEKSVGSEKGNMFLDLNI